The sequence TGCTGTTTTAAGCTTCTCTGTCCCCTACCCTGTTTTCTTTGACCTTACTTCTTTGAAAATGGTGACATTATTAGGTTTTCTTTGCTGCTTTGATTACAATTTGATTGTGCAGTTAAAAGTTCATTGCTGGTGAATCTCAtcttttcatatatttcttatgCAGGTTCCTCGTCAATCTGATGAACATTCCGGTGATCCGGTAGATTCAGAATTGCAGCTTCAATATCTTGATTATCTTGGCAAACATAGGCATGGCTATGCAAATATATTGTTTGGATTTGCATTCCTCTGTGAAAATTTGCAACTTTTGATGTCTTACATTCGTCTCTTTCTTTCATATTCAGCATTCATCCACCACCAGCCTTTGGTTCGTTATCTGATTCTGAACTTCTTCGTAAATATCAGGATAAGGATATCACAGTGATTGCCAGGCCACTTTGCTTCCGGTAAATGTTCACGTGATTCTCCAGTCACTTGATTTCATTTCCTATGCTGTTGTGATGTTTCCTTATTGCCCACCCAGATTAGGCTATATTCTGAATCAACTTGAAGTTTTCAGATATTAGGGATGAAAtttgaggagaaaagaaaagaaaaagaaaaagaaaaatgagaagtGTGGCTCCATCAAAATGGCTAGGGTATCCAGGCGCTTCTTGATGCAAGCAGCCCCACGACCATTAGAATTAATTAACTGGTTGTTTATTCATGTGTTGCTAACTCATGTGATCAGTAGCATTAAGCATTTAATGTTAATGTACTCATGTTGCCAGACTTAGTAACTATGAGGTTgggattttctatttttggtgatgCATATAGGATGGTAGATGTGTTGCTTTCTTCCCTTTGTGTTCCTTAGCTGTGATAATCCTTTGCTTTCTTTGAATGGGTATTTGTGCTTAGACACACAATATCCATTGTGCTATATGCCCTTTGAGGCCAATCCTTTCATTAGCTTCTGGCAATACCTTTTAGTTCTTGTTAAAATAACACTGCAATGCTTCCATGATTTTGTAGGCTGGCGCATGAAATTACAATTTCAACTAATGATAAGCCAAAACTCCTGAGTCAGGTAGTGACCTCTTCTAGTTTCTAAATCATCCGTGGATGTAATCTGTGTTTTATCAGTCATGGTAGGCATGCTGTTGACATTCTCCAATGAGCTTTGCATACATAGGATTTATTCTATCCTTGTTGTAGCATCTTTTATTTTGACATCTTCTGAACACGGCTGCAGGAACAGTCTTGATATATAGGAGGCATCTGATTTCAGATTTATTTTGTAGTACAAAGTTGACATACAAGAAGAGAGAACTTTACATCATGATTTGAAGGATGAAGTGTGCATTTCCATTCATTGTGTTACAATAAGTGGAGCAATCTTACTGAAACATTTGTCATGTAATTACTTGATGTTGAAGGATCTTCTaaaaatcagtcttttcttaATACCTTTCTTTAACTTCTATTTGTGAACCCATCTATAGCTTTATTCATTCCTGTCTCTCAGTTAATTCATCCGACCTCAAGACATTTTTATTGTATTCCTAGATCATTGCATAATTTGATGCTTTCCACCACCAGTCAAGAGAGAACTCCTCTCCACAGGCTGCCTCTCCTCTTTGATCTTCTCTGCTAGCAGTCACATGGATCTCTCGATGACACATGTCTATTCAGTATTCACATTTTTATTGTAGTGCCAGATCATTGCACGAGTTCTGGTTTATTTTCTAATCTTCTTATAATTCAATACTTTCTACCACCAGTCAAAAGAGATTATTGCCTCTCCACTTTGATCTTCTCTGCTATTAATCACATGGATCTCTAGATTCTAGATGAGATATGTTTGTTGTGCTGtagtgttatttttcaaattcactACTTAACATGGGTACACTTGTTATTTGAAATGATGTCAAAGTTTCCTGAATGACTTGCATTAGGATATTCTAAGTGCAATGGCGCACTCtgtataatattttgttttaattgacctagctaaataaattatgcttttctatttttcaattttcagcTTACTTCCTTACTGTCTGAGATCGGGCTCAACATTCAAGAAGCTCATGCCTTTTCCACAACAGATGGCTACTCCTTAGACGTGTTTGTTGTTGATAATTGGGCACCTGAGGTACTGCACCCATTTTGCCCCACCTTAGTATAATCATTGGATTAATAGTTGTTTAACACTGTTGAAGTGGTTTTCAAGATTCACTGTTCAGATTGTATGATAAcagtttttgatttgttatcaGTCACATTTCTTTGTGGGAAGCCACATGTTATAGATCTAAATCAGTGTTTCTTTAACCTCTTCTTTACAAGGTCATAAAAAAAAGTACCTAAGTGGAATTCTAAATTCATCTCTTATCTTCTGATAATTGTTAAGTCATGACTTACTTCCATAATTATTTACAGGACACAGAGCGGCTTAGAAGCATGCTGTTTAAGGAAATTCCAAAAATCGAGGTAGCCCTTCTATATGCTACTGGTATATTGCATTTAATGCTAGTGATTAATTTCCAGCGAGCTTATGGCTTGCTGTATGTTTTGTTTAGGGCTTTGTTTGTTCATGGTTATGTGAATGTATCTTAAAATGTTAAACATGTAACACTGATTGTCATGAACTTCATATCAGTATTTATCACCCACACGAGGCCTTGAAGATTTCCCTAAGGATCCTGTAATGGAAGGCTTGAGAAAATCCCTAAAATCTTAGTATAATCATTGGATTAATAGTCGTTTAAGACTGTTGAAGTGGTTTTCAAGATTCACTGTTCAGATTTTATGATAAcagtttttgatttgttatcaGTCACATTTCTTTGTGGGAAGCCACATGTTATAGGTCTAAATCAGTGTTTCTTTCACCTCTTCATTACAAGGTCATAAAAAAAAGCACCTAAGTGGAATTCTAAATTCATCTCTTATCTTCTGATAATTGTTAAGTCCTGACTTAGTTCCATAATTATTTACAGGACACAGAGCGGCTTAGAAGCATGCTGTTTAAGGAAATTCCAAAAATCGAGGTAGCCCTTCTACATACTACTGGTATATTGCATTTAATGCTAGTGATTAATTTCCAGCGAGCTTATGGCTTGCTGTATGTTTTGTTTAGGGCTTTGTTTGTGCATGGTTATGTTAATGTATGTTAAAATGGTAAACATGTAACACTTTTTATCATGAACTTAGTGCTATTTTAATAATACTCTTTAAATGATTCATCTGTTTATACTTGATCATTTGAAGTGCTGTGCAGGAGGACGCTGATAAACACACGGTTTATCCTGTTGCGAAGCAAGATCAAATAGGAATCAGTCTTGTCTCTAATCTCATGAATGTCCCTGCTGATTCAATTGATGTTTGGGAAATTGATGCGCGACTGTTAATATACGAGAAAAAAATTGCAAACGGATCCAGTGGAGATCTGTGAGTTCTTGTCATCTTAAGGCCCATGATCTGTTCTTGTTTGAATGCTCTTTGAATTGAATAATTTACTTGAAACAGGTATAAAGGCACCTTCTGCAGTCAAGATGTAGCTATTAAAGTTCTTAGGGGTGAACATCTAAACAATAAACTTCAGAGTGAATTTAATCAAGAAGTCTTAATCATGAGGTTGGTTGTATTTTTGGTTCTTTATCTACCCATCTAAATGCTTACAAAATGCTCTCTGAAATTCTGAAAACATTTGCAGTTACAGCTGGAACTTCAAATATACCAGTGGAATCATGTTTTTATACTGGAACTAGATCGAAATGTAAATGTACCAGGTTGATAATcctgacaattttgaaaatttaattattggatGAGCTGTCATGACTCCTAACAAATATTTTCTGTAGATGTTTTTTAGTAGTCCAAATGTCCCAAGAAATGCAATTTCAACTCACAAATAGTAAGCAGGGGGTTATGCTTTCTTGTGTGCTGAAGAGGTCATACCACATTTCATGTTTTCATGATGTTgataaaattgattgattggATGGAGgcatttcatattttaaagcGGTCATTTACGTAAGGGAACAAGTGAAGTagcttttcaaaattctcatgtaTTTCGTGTGACAATTTAGAAATTTGTTCACAAACGCATCATATGTGATGTTTCCACAGTATCAAGTTCCAGAATCTCTCTTGTAATCTAATTTTCTAGCAATCTTGAGTCCTTTTTCTGTCATGGGAGCATGGATATTGCATTTTAAGTGTTCTCAGTGTTTCATTTCTGATTAGTGAAGTCAACTCTTAAAGCACTTAGTTGATTCCCTTAGggatcttaaataaaaaataaatgtcgcCACTGCACTCTTGCATGGATTTCTTCTCTGTTCCCCTTTAGACTCCTTTGCAATTTGCAGGAAGGTTCATCACAAGAATGTTGTGAAATTCATCGGTGCATGCACCAGACCTCCAAGCCTGTGCATCATTACAGGTAATTTCGAACACTCATGGCTATATGTGTtccttgaattaattaattatatgttggTTTGTAGTGTAATTTTAATAATGCCCACATGAATGACCCACCTATTTCAATGTGTATTGACTTTCTGTTTGCAAATAACCCTTCCCAGAATTTATGTCTGGTGGAAGCATGTATGACTTTCTGCGTAAACAAAAGGGAAGTTTAAGTCTTCAGTCTTTACTCCGAGTAGCAATTGATGTTTCCGAGGGAATGCACTGCTTGCACCAAAATAATATAGTACATAGAGATCTGAAATCTGCCAATCTCTTGATGGATGAAAATGGAGTAAGTGGTTCACTTTTTCAGTATTTAATTTACAGTCTGGCCAGTGttcctgtttttgttttttctcttctgaGTTCTGAAACAGCAACAGTTTCAGAACTCAGAAGACAGTACTTTATACTTATCAACTGACCACCATCTTGCATTCAGTTTTACATCTTGCATTCAGTTTTAAGCGATGTATCAACATTTTTTGTTTCTCAGAACTAAATCATGTTTCAAATTGGAAAGCTGCAATAACTGATCAAATCCTCTAGAGAGGAAGCAAGGCAGCCTTGTGAATCAGCTTTTTCTATAATAGAACATAAGTTTACATCTTTGCTTTACTGGCTATGACTACTAGTGTTTCttaaagtttcaaaaatttGGCTAGCAGGTAGCTAAAGTTGCTGATTTTGGTGTTGCTAGAGTGCAAGATCAGTCTGGTGTGATGACAGCAGAAACTGGAACCTATCGCTGGATGGCTCCAGAGGTTGGTGCTGTTGCACTGAATAAAATGGATTAGTGAATCACATGATGATTATtgattaaaacatttttatgcATTCGGTTGTTTCATCATGGCTCCATAACATATGTTTCCTTGGTGTTCGGTTATATAAGGTTATTGAACACAAACCATATGATCATAAAGCTGATGTTTTTAGTTTTGGCATTGTGCTCTGGGAGTTGCTTACTGGAAAGGTAACACCACAACCACATTCTCTCTGTTTTGTTAGAAGTAATGAGATATTCTTCTTGTTAATATGTTTAGTTTTTccaaattgatgttttgtttttttacaagttcTGCAAATGTATGATCACTCAGATTTCATGACAATCATCTATGTTCTTGTGAATGGTATCCCAGCTTCCGTACGAGCATTTGTCTCCATTACAAGCCGCAGTTGGTGTGGTCCAGCAGGTAGTCCTCCACGATGCCTTATCTTTCTGCTTCAGATGGGATTTTAGTTTTCCATTCAGATAGAAACCAGCCCGTCTTTGGCTTTGTCTGTTAACTGCCAAACTGCTTCC is a genomic window of Populus alba chromosome 5, ASM523922v2, whole genome shotgun sequence containing:
- the LOC118061973 gene encoding serine/threonine-protein kinase STY8 isoform X2, with protein sequence MGDTESCSSRAVDFLPRNQRQKLDVFNEVFCRLKESNNEEASLHGFENELWDHFGRLPPRYAMDVNAERAEDVIMHKRLLQMAHNPATRPAIEVRLVQVPRQSDEHSGDPVDSELQLQYLDYLGKHSIHPPPAFGSLSDSELLRKYQDKDITVIARPLCFRLAHEITISTNDKPKLLSQLTSLLSEIGLNIQEAHAFSTTDGYSLDVFVVDNWAPEDTERLRSMLFKEIPKIEDTERLRSMLFKEIPKIEDADKHTVYPVAKQDQIGISLVSNLMNVPADSIDVWEIDARLLIYEKKIANGSSGDLYKGTFCSQDVAIKVLRGEHLNNKLQSEFNQEVLIMRKVHHKNVVKFIGACTRPPSLCIITEFMSGGSMYDFLRKQKGSLSLQSLLRVAIDVSEGMHCLHQNNIVHRDLKSANLLMDENGVAKVADFGVARVQDQSGVMTAETGTYRWMAPEVIEHKPYDHKADVFSFGIVLWELLTGKLPYEHLSPLQAAVGVVQQGLRPSIPSHSHPKLAELLDRCWQQDPSLRPDFSEILELLQQLDRMVADESQDKQKGKSPRRVETAIGGDIRGC
- the LOC118061973 gene encoding serine/threonine-protein kinase STY8 isoform X1 codes for the protein MGDTESCSSRAVDFLPRNQRQKLDVFNEVFCRLKESNNEEASLHGFENELWDHFGRLPPRYAMDVNAERAEDVIMHKRLLQMAHNPATRPAIEVRLVQVPRQSDEHSGDPVDSELQLQYLDYLGKHSIHPPPAFGSLSDSELLRKYQDKDITVIARPLCFRLAHEITISTNDKPKLLSQLTSLLSEIGLNIQEAHAFSTTDGYSLDVFVVDNWAPEDTERLRSMLFKEIPKIEDTERLRSMLFKEIPKIEEDADKHTVYPVAKQDQIGISLVSNLMNVPADSIDVWEIDARLLIYEKKIANGSSGDLYKGTFCSQDVAIKVLRGEHLNNKLQSEFNQEVLIMRKVHHKNVVKFIGACTRPPSLCIITEFMSGGSMYDFLRKQKGSLSLQSLLRVAIDVSEGMHCLHQNNIVHRDLKSANLLMDENGVAKVADFGVARVQDQSGVMTAETGTYRWMAPEVIEHKPYDHKADVFSFGIVLWELLTGKLPYEHLSPLQAAVGVVQQGLRPSIPSHSHPKLAELLDRCWQQDPSLRPDFSEILELLQQLDRMVADESQDKQKGKSPRRVETAIGGDIRGC
- the LOC118061973 gene encoding serine/threonine-protein kinase STY46 isoform X4, translated to MGDTESCSSRAVDFLPRNQRQKLDVFNEVFCRLKESNNEEASLHGFENELWDHFGRLPPRYAMDVNAERAEDVIMHKRLLQMAHNPATRPAIEVRLVQVPRQSDEHSGDPVDSELQLQYLDYLGKHSIHPPPAFGSLSDSELLRKYQDKDITVIARPLCFRLAHEITISTNDKPKLLSQLTSLLSEIGLNIQEAHAFSTTDGYSLDVFVVDNWAPEDTERLRSMLFKEIPKIEDADKHTVYPVAKQDQIGISLVSNLMNVPADSIDVWEIDARLLIYEKKIANGSSGDLYKGTFCSQDVAIKVLRGEHLNNKLQSEFNQEVLIMRKVHHKNVVKFIGACTRPPSLCIITEFMSGGSMYDFLRKQKGSLSLQSLLRVAIDVSEGMHCLHQNNIVHRDLKSANLLMDENGVAKVADFGVARVQDQSGVMTAETGTYRWMAPEVIEHKPYDHKADVFSFGIVLWELLTGKLPYEHLSPLQAAVGVVQQGLRPSIPSHSHPKLAELLDRCWQQDPSLRPDFSEILELLQQLDRMVADESQDKQKGKSPRRVETAIGGDIRGC
- the LOC118061973 gene encoding serine/threonine-protein kinase STY46 isoform X3; protein product: MGDTESCSSRAVDFLPRNQRQKLDVFNEVFCRLKESNNEEASLHGFENELWDHFGRLPPRYAMDVNAERAEDVIMHKRLLQMAHNPATRPAIEVRLVQVPRQSDEHSGDPVDSELQLQYLDYLGKHSIHPPPAFGSLSDSELLRKYQDKDITVIARPLCFRLAHEITISTNDKPKLLSQLTSLLSEIGLNIQEAHAFSTTDGYSLDVFVVDNWAPEDTERLRSMLFKEIPKIEEDADKHTVYPVAKQDQIGISLVSNLMNVPADSIDVWEIDARLLIYEKKIANGSSGDLYKGTFCSQDVAIKVLRGEHLNNKLQSEFNQEVLIMRKVHHKNVVKFIGACTRPPSLCIITEFMSGGSMYDFLRKQKGSLSLQSLLRVAIDVSEGMHCLHQNNIVHRDLKSANLLMDENGVAKVADFGVARVQDQSGVMTAETGTYRWMAPEVIEHKPYDHKADVFSFGIVLWELLTGKLPYEHLSPLQAAVGVVQQGLRPSIPSHSHPKLAELLDRCWQQDPSLRPDFSEILELLQQLDRMVADESQDKQKGKSPRRVETAIGGDIRGC